The following nucleotide sequence is from Triticum urartu cultivar G1812 unplaced genomic scaffold, Tu2.1 TuUngrouped_contig_2878, whole genome shotgun sequence.
CCCACTCGCTAGCGGGCGACCTACGCGCCGCATAGGAACCCCGAGCCGTGAGCGTCCGCGAAACTCAGGGGTACTTGTTTGGTCGCTATACGGTGACCATATGTTGTGTTGTGTTGTTTCTCGTGGCCTTTAGGTCTGCGAGGGTGTCATTGACTTATCGTCGGGCCTCGCCTTTTATCTGGTAAACATATTTCACGTTGCTAAAAAAAGGGGCCTGCTACGCGTCGACCGGCGGATATTTTAAAAAGATCCGCCGCCTCGCGAGCCCTCAGATCTAACACAATCGATCAGCCCCACGTTTTCCTCCACTTTGCAACAGAGGTTTTGTTGCGGAAAATATTTGCAACACAGATTATGTTGCGGGTTTTTTTGTAACATAGGTTGTGTTGCAGGATTTTTTTTTGCAACATAGATCGTGTTGCAGAAAAATAAATTGCAACATGACCGAATATTTTTTTGCATTACGGGCATCTCCGATTTTTTCCCTGTATTCCTGCAACAAGATCCTTGTTGCAAAGTTTGCAACAACGTTTTTGACATCTTCTCTGTATCCCTATTCCTGCAACAAGACTATAGTTGCAAAAAAATTACAACAAAGATCATGTTGCAGAAAACGtgaagagagagatagagaggagaAGCCAGGGTGAGAGGCGTAGGGCGTGCTTGCAGCCCAACAACAGGGGCAGCGGACATCCATGATGGTGGCGGTGTGCTTCATTggtggtgagagagagagagagagagagagataccAGGGAATGGAAAGAGCGTTCTCGAGAAGACGCGACGCGCGACGGTCTGGTTCAGAACACATACATGTAAGTGGGTTTCAGAAAGGCACGTGTCAATCAAAGCAGGCGGCGGACGCAAATGTTAAATCCGCCAGCTGATACGAAGAGTTTTCCTAAAAAAACAGATTTCACCGGCTCAAAAAAAATGGATTTCACCGGCTCATGCACAAATCCTTTTTAAAATTTGCTCTATTGTCCATTGATCTTTTGTGTGCATGTTTTTGTCTTTCATTAATATGAATAATAAACTCGAATAATAATGACTCTTTTATTATCATGTATACTGCAGCTATACGAATCGATCCCAATAAGAATTATCTAGGATCACCAAGAATCCCATCTAGCAAAGATGGAGCAGCGGGGTGTCGGCGAACGGCCCGTTCAGCACGCCGTCGGAGACAATCTTGTATGCCTTCTCCGTCATGTGCAGGCCGTCCCAGCTGGCGAACCCGTCGGGGCTGCCCCACAGCTTCGTCTGGTTGTTGCACGCCCCGCCGGTGTGGTACGGCCCGTTGCCGCCGCAGCACGCGACGAGCGGGTCGGCGATGCCGTACGCCTGCGGCTTCTGGACGAACTGCATGGCGGCGCCGTAGTAGTCGGCGTAGACGACCTTGACGCCGGGGTTCTTCGACCGGAGCCGGGCGAGCTCCTGCTGCAGCGCCCGGTTGTGCTTCTGGGAGAACTCGTTGTACCACTTGAGGCAGTGGAACTCGTCGTAGTCGGCCGTGACGTTGCTCTGGTGGGCGCTCAGGTAGGCCGGCACGCACCCGATGGGGAAGTTGCCCGGGACGACGATCGTCCTGGCGCCGAGGTCGATCACCTCCTGCACGGCGGCGCCGATGTGGGCGACCACGTCGGGCAGGTACTCCTCCGGCGTCTCGCGGGGTTTACTGGGGTTGCCGAACCAGAAGTTGTAGTCGTTCCCGCCGATCTCGCCCACCAGCACCAGGGACTCGTTCAGGAGAGCCCTCGTGGCGACTGCAAGGCACAAGACGAGATCTATTGAACCACACGTACGAACGTGAAATAGACGACGCATGCACGTGCATATGATATGCATGTACTATGTTACTCACCGTCCCCTGGAGCGATGCGCGCGAGGACCTTCTTGAAGGAGGCGAGCTGCCGGTCCAGGGTGGAAGGCGGGTTCACTGTGAAATTGTACTTGGTCTTGAAGTACTCCGGCGGCAGCGCCGTGGAGCCAAACACGGCGAAGTTGGCGCCGGTGGGGAACTGCCCGGTCGCCTCCTCCGGGATGCTCGGCGGCAGCAGCGGCAGGCCCAACGCCTCCGCTGAAACATGCATGCACACATCGCTTTAGGCCTTTGGCAAAATATCAGTAAACGATGATGGCGACGGCGGCTCACCATAGAAGTCGACGACGACACGGCCGTCGGAGATGCGGCCGCTGGGGTGCTTCAAGAAGGTCATGCCAAAGGGGAGCTCCTTGAGTGGCGACGGGCCGTTGCCGATGGTGTACACGAAGTTGCCGGTGTCGATGAGGGAGTCACCGAACGCGAAGAAGCGCTTGTAGCTGCAGCCGCACAGCGCCACGTCCGCGTTGAGAAGCACCGCCACGACGGAGATGGCGAGCACGACGGCGGAGGAGCACGTGCGACTACCCATATCTGAAAATCAAGGACGTGTACTACATCGAATCGAAAAAACAAGTCCTTTTATAGAACTTCATGGGGTATGCGTGTGGGTGACATATATGGAATAATGCATATCAATATGTGCATCAATTAAGGATTATGTAAGGCGGCGGACGTATATACATGAGGTGAATCATATAAAAGGTTGATTTACTTCTATATATATACATGCATTGTTCCTTATTAAGGAGAAGAGATATGGTTTTTATGGCATCGTTGGTCCATCGTCCATGTATATATCGGCCGGCAAGGCCAATGTTTCGCGCTCTAGTTTCTTTGGacaaacaaaaaaagaggaagCTAATCTATTGCCTAAAATAAAATCTTCTCTTCAAATTATTTAGTGCTGGCAAAGAAAGTGTATATATTTTCCTTAAAAAAGTGTTTATGTATCTCCAAGACAAGTGGTGATTAAGATTTAATTACAAAACATTTTTGTGAAAAGTTATTTATCAAACCAGCAAACACAATGTTCTAtcttccaaataaaaattgcatcGTTCCATTATGCATTCTCTTATCGTTCCAAACACAATGTACTTACTAGCAAAGGGCCCATGTGCTGGAATGGATGCAGAATAAATCGATATGTGCTTGGACACCTAAAAATATATTTAAAACTCAATCATCTTAGGGTTCATCCTAATTATTGTTTGGTTTTATGGGTTACCCCAATTGCGGTCCTCTAATTCCACTATACGACAGTTCTCTCAAAAGAAAAATAAAGCACTTCACTTATTTCACAATcttatttcttttttcttttggaTCAATCTTATTTGTTTGTAGCACCGATATCCAAAATTATGATCTTGCTTTCACCACAAACTTATATTAGTTTAAAATGCAAATTTGACAACAAAATTGCATTTAGCTTGGCATGTGGTCCCAGTTGTGCAAACTGTACGATGACGTACCTCGTGTGGAGCACAGGTGGACGGTGTTCTGGCGAAGTCGGCGGAATGACGAGATTGAAAGCTTCAAGGGTTACAATAATTGAGTTGGGGTGTCGACCGAGTGGCTCAAGGCCCTTCTGTTCCGACGAAGTCGGTGGAACAATGAGATTAGAAGCTTCTGGCATGCCTATTTAGAGCAAAGGAACTTGCAATTGAGTTGGGGTTTAGGTCGAGGAGCTTAAGGATTTTTTcatacagaacgagtaaagagacttgccggtaatgagattgaactaggtatt
It contains:
- the LOC125527091 gene encoding GDSL esterase/lipase At2g27360-like, with translation MGSRTCSSAVVLAISVVAVLLNADVALCGCSYKRFFAFGDSLIDTGNFVYTIGNGPSPLKELPFGMTFLKHPSGRISDGRVVVDFYAEALGLPLLPPSIPEEATGQFPTGANFAVFGSTALPPEYFKTKYNFTVNPPSTLDRQLASFKKVLARIAPGDVATRALLNESLVLVGEIGGNDYNFWFGNPSKPRETPEEYLPDVVAHIGAAVQEVIDLGARTIVVPGNFPIGCVPAYLSAHQSNVTADYDEFHCLKWYNEFSQKHNRALQQELARLRSKNPGVKVVYADYYGAAMQFVQKPQAYGIADPLVACCGGNGPYHTGGACNNQTKLWGSPDGFASWDGLHMTEKAYKIVSDGVLNGPFADTPLLHLC